The sequence TCGTTCATAACTATCTCCAAACTATAAATGAAAACCAAATATTAAAAGACAATATATTAAATCTGACCAGCGAAGCGCGAAAAATTACTCACGATATAAACATAAGAAAAACTGAGTTAAAAAACTTggacaaaaaacatatattagaaGTAGCTGAGTACATGGCTCACAGACCACAAATCTTAAAAACAATACGAGATAAGAGTAACGAAGTCAATGAATTACTCAATGATATTCGAGAATTAACGAAGAAATGCAATGCAAATGTTATCAAAACTCCCGAACCTATTCCTGTACTATTGGAACAAACGTGTGAAAATGAGGCGATGGACGCTTCCATTGAAGGGTCTTGGCCTAATCTAACTACCGATATTGATAACACAATAATGGTagctaataattttaatatatttttatcacttgcgacatttaattaaagatacaaaaaaattaaaaaaaaaacaaagagttATAAATACTAGTTTCAcgtatacaataattttgtatacatttttattaacaaaaaattaaaactatcttaataatttctttttagtTGCCAAAACTGCAGCTACGGAACATTGATTTAGATATTCTTACTATTAAATTGGATCAGGTATTCGTTCGCTTTAACATTAACATCGcaatgtaatatttaacatatatttatgaattaatcGCGAGTATCGACGTAAatggtatttaaaaatgaaattgcatATTAAAACTGAAAAAGGTCATGGTATTTATActgtacttattaaatatatattcttatgattaatttatagaaataatgcTTCAATAAATTATAGGAATTGTACATACCTATTGGGGTAACAGTAGCGTAATACACTCTTTATAGATAAAGAAAGGGGATTCACAGAATTTATCTAAGAGAACTGAATCAGAACACATAGCATTAGAACAGGCAACTACAAAAAAGAAGAAATCAGATGAGTTCGTTCGAGATATATATGTTTCATCATACTTTCAATCtccaaataatttattgaacgaTAAGCAAGTCTTTGAATGTCAAACAAAAAACTATTCAGAAAAGAAATTGATACACATTATAGAAGACGTAAAGTTGGACAGTGCTGAGACTTATAACATTGTCTCTAATATTAAACCTAATTCGCTTCAAGATGTCAACATCATTAAGGCTGAAATGgaacataaaaaagaattaatagaTACCAGAAAATGTTCACAGGAAAAGGTAGAATTTGGTTTGTACTAGGATAAATTAttagagtaaaataatatttacaaaaatgctATATTATAGATTGATGAAACAGTTGAGAGTGAGAATTTAGAAGAAATTGATTTGACAAAAACTCAATCACTGAATATTTTAGTACCACCTACGCAATTCTTGGATCGTTCACAGGTACaccgtttattaaaataaacaaaaataaatgtttttttatatgtttgtaatctATGCATTCTTATATTTCCACATTTTTCGAATGATTGTGGCtcgtaaaaacaaaatgtttttgtttgtatgttcgTCCCTCTATATAAAAGTTTCATGTTGTATGAAGCCTGCCTGCCGGtagtaaaaaacaaacataattaacGTTCTTACCAAATTTTTGCCACTTGAGAATATTGGACACATTTGTACTCTTTAGTGTGATTCCCATCAGACTAGAGAATTAGGGTAATCAGACATTAAGCTTTACTGCCAACTTCAGATAGCTATTAAGAATTTCTTAGCACAGACACtcaataacagaaaaaaatgcacataggtatgtttttgtttcgtattcattttaataatgttatatagaaTTCTCAAGAGCGAAAAAGCACATCTTTTGCCGATCAGGATTGTGTAATTGATTTAGAAAAATGTCATGAAGATAAAACTGGTGAAAAAGATGGTAAGAGCAATGAACTAAATGTCAGCACTGCTAGTGAAGACAGCTACATCAAAATGAAAGAAACCATTTTCAAGAAACACAATTTGGATCTATCACcccaatttaaatattctaagaCTTCGTCAATCTCTAAGGTAAAAGTAGCATTCATATAAATTCTAATGTGGCATTAGAAAGAAGAATTGATACGATTATCATAGGTTTTTTACGCTTTAGCTTACGTATACTGGGACCAGTACGTGTCTTCGGTCCTCCTATTTATACGTTTACAATAGGTTATCAGCAGTGGCGTAGCTGGGTTTCCTCGGTGCATCAGGAAAGAATCGTGCCCTCATCCCCTCTTTCCGCGTAGCTTaaactttattacatttatagtaataattacaattgtatAACTAAGAAGTTGATGGGTGGAATTGTCGAATTGATATCACGACCGTCAAGCACGTGAGCTTATCGCTGATCCAATGTGCTGAGGGCATAGTCATCCAAATTACCAAATATTGAAATAACGATAAAAAACAGCGCATGCTTATCGAGGACGCTTGGCGCATGTGCTAAAAATCTTAAATCAGGAGTTCTGTAATTgttgatgtttat comes from Nymphalis io chromosome 15, ilAglIoxx1.1, whole genome shotgun sequence and encodes:
- the LOC126773659 gene encoding uncharacterized protein LOC126773659 gives rise to the protein MADSNDVQTLEKISTEVDESQFKIILSSQCIKAQAYLVDKLRKQSEQQKQVCNFINNGNLKLETEIKLAEQEVKSLLSAVDTIKIANVELKKDLLMAKERKVAISERVNNGIKKYEELWIASKKRYESIPFVHNYLQTINENQILKDNILNLTSEARKITHDINIRKTELKNLDKKHILEVAEYMAHRPQILKTIRDKSNEVNELLNDIRELTKKCNANVIKTPEPIPVLLEQTCENEAMDASIEGSWPNLTTDIDNTIMLPKLQLRNIDLDILTIKLDQIKKGDSQNLSKRTESEHIALEQATTKKKKSDEFVRDIYVSSYFQSPNNLLNDKQVFECQTKNYSEKKLIHIIEDVKLDSAETYNIVSNIKPNSLQDVNIIKAEMEHKKELIDTRKCSQEKIDETVESENLEEIDLTKTQSLNILVPPTQFLDRSQNSQERKSTSFADQDCVIDLEKCHEDKTGEKDGKSNELNVSTASEDSYIKMKETIFKKHNLDLSPQFKYSKTSSISKRPETNIVASKFFLEKNDDDFDNIKKVQIMEVDDNCTTEKVTSQYLGDQEQNLEDKGPTSNQNNNEKIQKDMPVAGLLFTHGSQDIPDSLNVSMSTTGYDDADGDYPPCIDSSLLLSPKADIQMPEVNDNSEVLSQEVPNFLTGIRKTGFSFFGKSSSETTSDAQNQSNKFTFSFGGDEKKNRGGFFSIFH